Below is a genomic region from Hippea sp. KM1.
ATAAATATAAAAATATTGTTGATTTAGAATTTACTGATGTGTTGAATTTTCAAAAAGGATTTGATTATTTAAAAAATGTATTAAAAAATTATGACATTGAAGTGGTTTTTCATATTGGTGCAAATGCTGATGTATTGATTAATGATTGTAATATTATGTTAGATGATAATTTTGAACATTCTAAATTTTGGTTCTATTTTTCAAAAGAAAATAACATACCATTTATTTATGCATCTAGTAGTGCAGTATATGGAAATAGTCAGTGTTTTAAAATTAAAAAAGAGTGTGAAAAACCTCATAATGAATATGCTTTTTCTAAATGGTTATTTGATAAATTTGTATTGAATAATTTAAATATTGGAAATAGAGTAATAGGATTTAGATTTTTTAATGTTTTTGGAATGAGAGAGTTTCATAAAGGGAAAAATGCAAGTTTGCCTTATAGGTTTTTTGAATTTATAAGAGAAAAAGGATATATTGATTTATTTGATGCTGAAATTAAAAGAGATTATGTTTATGTAGATGATGTATGTGAAGTTTTATATTATGCATGGAATAATAAGATAGATAATGGAATTTATAATTTAGGCAGTGGTAACCCAATAAGTCATGAAAAATTAGCTAATTTTGTAGTTGAAACTTTAATAGAAAGAAAAATTATTGAAAAAGGAAATAGCTATATAAAAAAAATTCCTATGCCAGAAAATTTAAAAACAAAATTTCAGTTTTATACAATAGCAGAAGAACTACCATATTGGATTAGACAATTTACTATTAACAATGAAATAAAAATTAAATTATATATTAATAAGTTAGTAGAAAGGTTTTATAATGTTAATTCGCTCTAAAGCACCACTTAGATTAGGTCTTGCAGGAGGAGGAACGGATTTAGATGTTTATGCAAGTAGATATGTTGGATATGTATTAAATGCTACTATTTCATTATATGCTCATACTACATTAGAAAAGTTGGATAATGGAAAAATTATTTTTCATTCTGTTGATAATGATGAGTATTTAGAAATTGATAGCAAAGAATTTTTAGAATTAGATGGGAAAATGGATTTATATAAAGGGATTTATAATAGAATTGTAAAAAATTTTGTTAAAAAACCGCTATCTTTTAAACTTATTACGTATTCAGATGTTCCAAGTGGAAGTGGACTTGGGGGAAGTTCTACATTAGTTGTTGCTATTATAAAGGCTTTTGTAGAATGGCTTAATTTGCCACTTGGTGAGTATGATATAGCAAAATTGGCTTATGAAATAGAGAGAGAAGATATAGGAATAGTTGGAGGAGCACAAGATCAGTATGCGGCTACTTTTGGAGGATTTAATTTTATGGAATTTTATGGAGATAAAAGAGTAATTGTTAATCCTTTAAGAGTAAAAAATTGGATAATAGATGAATTAGAAGAAAGTATAATTTTATATTTTACAGGCATACAAAGAAGTGCAAGTGTTATTGAAAAAGAAAAAGAAAGTGTTTTAAAAAAAGAAAAATCGCTTGAAGCAATGCATGAAGTAAAAGAAGATGCAATAAAGATGAAAGAGTATTTACTAAAAGGTGATATTAAAAATTTTGCTAAAATTTTAGGAAAATCTTGGGAAGCAAAAAAAAGAGTAAGCTCAGCTATTTCAAATAGTGAAATAGATAGAATCTATAATCTCGCAATGGAGAATGGAGCATATAGTGGTAAAGTAAGTGGTGCAGGTGGTGGTGGATTTATGTTTTTTATGGTAGATCCAACTAAAAAATATCATTTAATTAATTTGCTAAACAAACAAGGCGGACAAGTTTATAATTTTCATTTTACAAAAGAAGGAACAAAAGGCTGGAAAGTATAAATTAATTATGAATTTTAAATTATAAATTTTGAATTAAAAAGGAGAGAGGATGAAAAAGTTTGTAGAAACTCAGATAAAAAAATCTTATGAAGTTAAAAAGAGTATTTTAGATAATGAAAAATTAATCAATGAGATATTAGAAATCGGTAATTTGTTAATAGAGACTTATAAAAAGGGAAATAAGCTGTTAATTGCAGGTAATGGAGGAAGTGCAGCAGATGCTCAACATATTGCAGGAGAATTGGTTAGTAAATTTTATTTCGATAGACCTGCCCTTCCAGCAATAGCTCTTACAACTGATACAAGTATAATTACAGCTATTGGAAATGATTACGGATATGAATATCTTTTTTCAAGACAAATTGAAGCAAATGGAGTTAAAGGAGATGTATTTTTAGGGATTTCTACAAGCGGAAACTCAAAAAATATTATAGAAGGATTAAAAACAGCAAAAGAAAAAGGGCTTATTACAATTGGCTTAACAGGTGAAAGTGGAGGAAAGATGAAAGAATTGTGTGATTATTGTATATGTGTGCCATCAAGCGAAACTCCAAGAATTCAAGAAGCTCATATATTAATAGGGCATATTTTATGTTCAGTTATAGAAGAAGCTATTTTTGGTAAAGGATTTTAGTGGAAGCTATTGTTTTAGCTGGGGGACTTGGGACAAGGCTTAGAAGTGTAGTTAGTGATGTGCCAAAACCTATGGCTCCTATAAATGATAAGCCTTTTTTAGAGTATATTTTAGAGTTTTTGAATAATCAAAATATAAAAAAAGTTATTTTATCTGTTGGGTATAAATGGGAAGTGATAAAAGATTATTTTGGTGACAAATATAAAGATATTGAATTAGTTTATAATATAGAAAAAGAACAGTTAGGCACAGGCGGAGCTATAAAAGATTCTTTAAAGCTGACAAAGAATGATGAAGTTTATGTTTTAAACGGGGATACTTTTTTTGATGTTGATTTGTCAAAAATGAAATTAGATAGTAATTTAATAGAAATTGCATTAAAAGAAATGAAAGATTTTGACAGGTATGGAGTTGTTGAAATAGATGAAAATAGATATATTCGAAATTTTAAAGAAAAGTCATATTATAATCAGGGGTTTATCAATGGAGGAATATATTTATTAAAAAGAGAAATTTTTGATGATTTTAATTTGCCAAAAAAGTTTTCTTTTGAAGAGTTTTTAGAGAATAATTTTCAAAACTTAAAAGCAAAAGGAAAAGTTTTTAATAGTTATTTTATAGATATAGGTATTCCAGAAGATTATGAAAAAGCAAAAAGGTATTTTAGTGAAAACTTTATTTTTAGCCCTCATTCCGCACCTCTCCCTCCATTTATACCATAAAACCTCATATAATCTCCACCCAACAGCTCCAATATAAGCCTATGCTTATCTTCCAACCCAACAATTTGCTCTTGGTTGTTTAGAATAAGTAGATGTATGGCAAAGAAGTTCTCAAACACCCACCTTACTGTTGGGTTCTGAATGGGTTTTCCAAGCTGATTGGGAAAGGTCTTGCTTTTATTCTTAAGATCACTTCTTATTCTTATAATGCCCCCGGGCAGTGTAAAATTACTTGTGTCACCCTTTGAAGGGAGAGGGGTTATATGTTATAACCCCTCTTTGACACTAACCCTTCAAAGGAGGAAAAACACATGTATGATTTGATTTTTACACAATTGAAGGAAGAATTCAAGTCAATGATTGAAAGGATCATGAAAGAGGAAAGAGACAGGTACTTAGAAGAGAACAAATCAACAAGGGCAAATGGATATTACACAAGGTCACCAAAAACAATATTAGGTCAGATGGAGCTTTCCATCCCCAGAACAAGGGACGGCAAGTTCAAAAGCGATGTATTGCCTGAGAGAAAGAGGGTGATGTTTCTCCTTGATGACATAATAAGGGCAATGTTCGTGTCTGGAGTCTCATCAAGGAAGGCAGGCAAGGTTTTAGAAAATCTCATTGGATGTTCCATATCATCCCAGTTTGCAAGCTATATTTCCGACATACCAAAAGAGGTCATAGAGGAGTTCAAAAACAGAAGGTTGGATGATGAGTATCCAGTCCTATACATAGATGCAACATACCTGCCTCTGAAGAGGGACAGTGTAGAAAAAGAGGCAGTTTATGCTGTTCTGGGATTGAGATACGACGGCAGAAGAAACATACTTGCATACTTCCTACCTGGAGGCAATGAGAATACACAGATGTGGAGAGAGATATTTGAGGACCTAAAATCAAGGGGACTAAAGAATGTCAGAATGATAATCAGCGATGATCTAAAAGGGCTCTCAAGATCAATAGAGGAGGCATTCCCCAAAGCAAAGCATCAGCTATGCTGGTTTCATCTGAAGAAGAACATAAAAAGCAAGGTGAGAAAGAGACACTGGGATGAGATGCTGAAAGAGCTAAACCAGATAATGGAGGCTAAGACCCAAGAGGAGGCAGAACTCTTGATGAATGAGTTCATCGACAAATGGAGTAGGCTCTATAAATCCCTAAACAGCCTAAAAAGTAAAGTCAAGAACTATACACACTTCTCAAACCTCAATGAAAAGATAAAGGTATACTTTTCAACAACAAACTGGATGGAGAGGTGTTTCAAGGAATTAAAGGATTCTTTAAGAATTAGGGGTTATCTCCATTCTGAGGACAGTGCTGAAAAGTTCCTTTACCTTTTCTTCAAAGATAAGGATGAGAAGTATTCATCAAGAAAGCTCAGATACTCTGAATACCTGATGGAGGCTTTTGGATAGATGGGGAAACTAAGTGAACCAAACAGGAAGAGGGGTGACACAAAAAAGTTGACATTGCCCTTCAAAATCAAACATTATTTGACAAAAGATAAAAAATAAAATAAAAACTCACCAAAAATTGGGAGGTTTAATCCATGAAAATCCTGATCACCGGTGGGGCGGGGTATATTGGAAGCCATGTTGCAAAGCACATACTCAAAGAGACGAACTTTGAGCTAACGATAGTGGATAACCTCTCCACCGGTTTTTTAAGGACAATAGAGACACTGAAGACCATCAGGGATTTTGAGTTTATTAAGCTGGATCTGTCAAATTGGAACGATACGCAAAACCTATTCAAAACCCACGGGTTTGATGCTGTTATACACTTTGCGGCAAGCTTGATAGTGCCAGAAAGTGTCGAAAATCCGCTTAAATACTATCTAAACAATACATCCAATGGAATGCACCTAATAAAGTGCTGTATAGATTACGGTGTAGATTATTTCATATTCTCCTCAACGGCAGCCGTGTATGGACAACCAGAGTTATCGGCTAAGGATAGAATCAAGGAAACCCACCCAACAGAGCCTATAAACCCTTACGGCAAAAGTAAGCTGTTTGTTGAAAATATCCTAAAGGATGCAGCAGAAGCCCACAAAGGCTTTAGGTATGTAGCTTTAAGATACTTCAATGTGGCAGGCGCAGACAAGGAAGGCCTAATAGGCCAGAGCACAAAAAATGCAACGCATCTGATAAAGGTTGCAGCACAGACGGCACTGGGCAAAAGGGATAAGATGTTTATATTTGGGGATGATTATCCAACACCCGACGGCACATGCATAAGGGACTATATCGATGTGGATGATTTGGCTGTAGCCCATCTAAAGGCCTTAGAATATATCAAAAACAACAAAAGCGATGTGTTCAACTGCGGCTATGGTAAGGGTTTCTCTGTAAAAGAGGTAATCCAAACAATGAAGGAGGTAAGCGGCAACGACTTTAGGGTTGAAATTACACAAAGAAGAGCGGGCGACCCTGCGATACTTGTTGCCGACAATACAAAGATCACACAACTAATGGGGTGGAAGCCCCTATATAACGATTTAAAACTCATCTGCAAAACAGCCCTCGACTGGGAAAGAAAACTCTCAAATTGAACCCAAAGCCCATATAATTGAAAAAGAACAATCTATGTAATATAATGGGGCGCTATGTGGGAAAAGGTGATAGAGAATCTAAAAAACAAGGTGGAGACGCAGGATTTAGAGAAACTCTCCCTAATTGAGCCTATCTTTGTATCGGAGGAGAAGATCACCTTAGCCATACCGGGTGAGCAAATAAAGGAACTCTTAAAATCCAAATACAAAAACCAACTAAAAGAGAGCCTAAAATTGGTATTCAACAGGCTTCCAAAGATAGAGCTCATCATAAAAACCCAGGAAAAGGACAACCTAAACCCCAAATACGGCTTTGAAAACTTCGTCGTCGGGCCGAGCAATCAATTGGCTTATGCGGCAAGCGTGGCCGTTAGCGAAAACCCGGCCAAGGCGTATAATCCGTTGTTCATCTACGGCGGTGTGGGTTTAGGTAAAACCCATCTTCTGCATGCCATAGGGAACTCAATCAAGAAGAACAACCCCAATGCCAGGGTTTTATACATATCGAGTGAGGAATTTACAAACGAGCTTATAAACTCCATACAATACAAAAAAATGACGCAATTCAGGAACAAATACAGGAATTTAGACTGCCTGCTTATAGACGACATACAGTTTATATCAAAAAAAGAGAGAACAGAGGAGGAGTTCTTTCATACCTTCAACGCTCTATATGAGAACCAAAAACAGATAGTCATAACAAGCGACAAACCGCCAAACGACATACCGGATATAGAAAACAGGCTAAAATCACGCTTCAGCTGGGGCCTAATCGTCGATATACAACCGCCTGAGCTTGAAACACGCATAGCCATTATAAGAAAAAAAGCCGAGCTGTTTAACCTTGACCTAAATCAGGAGATCGTTGAGTTTATAGCATCAAGTATAAGCTCAAATGTTAGGGAGATAGAAGGGGCATTGATTAAGATATCGGCATATAAGTCCATAATGAGAAAACCGGTAACACTGAATTTAGTTAAAACCATTCTTCAGGACATAGTTATAAGAAAGGAAAAGATGCTCACAGCAGAAAACATACAAAAAACCGTGGCCAAACACTTCGGTATTAGCGTGGAGGAGTTAAAATCCTCAACAAGAAAAAAGGAAATTCTAATACCACGGGAAATAGCCATGTATCTAACCAGAAAGATAACAAAAAACTCACTCCCAGAAATCAAGGCGAAATTCGGCGTCAAGAGCCACGCAACAATCATAAACGCATGTAAAAAGATAGAGAAAGAGATAGAAAAGGACATAAACCTCAAAAAGAAGGTCGAGGAAATCGAAAAAGAGATAACAGATGTCTAAAAACCTTTCAAAAAACCCCCAAAAAGGGATAAAACCTGTCAAAAAAACAGCCAACTCAGATAGGGCTATCAATTACAGCAAAGATAATGACAGATTAATTGAAAAGAGAAAATCCCAAAAGAAAAGCAAAAGCAGAGTAAAATGACATTTAAAAAGGCCTTATTATTACTGCTAAACAAAAAAAAGAAAAAACAAAAATAGGAGGATGAAAACATGTCAGTAAACATCCAAACAAAAGCCCTAAGGGATCTAATAGGTGAGCTGATGCTATCAACAGCCAAAGAAAAAGACAGCATACTATCGAATATCCTGATAGAAATAGATGAAAACGGGATAAAAGGAACAGCTCTAAACAACATAACATCAATAGAGAAAACAATAGAAACAAAAACAGACAGCAGCCTAAGCTTCACAACAGACCCACAAAAGCTTGCCAATATCCTAAGGGAGATAAAGGAAGAAACAATTGAATTGGATCCTGAAGGAAAAACAATAACCATAAAATCATCGGGTTTCAAAACAAAGATAAAGGTTCAAGACCCCCAGATGTTTCCAAAGGTAAAACACCCAGAAAACACTCAAAAGATTTGCACAATCAAGGCAGAGAAACTAAAAAAACTCATAAAAGAAACAATATACTGCCCGGATAAAAACGATATAGCCAGGGAATACACAGGCGTATTCGTAGAAGTAGAAGAGCAACAGACAAAAGCAACAGCCACAGACCACTACAGACTCATAAACATAAAGACGGAGAACCAGAACCAGACACAGACAAGCCTTATAATAGAAAACGCCGGAGCAACACTTATAAGCAGATTATCCTTAGAAGGCGATGTTGAACTATACAGGGGCGAAAACGAGCTTCTAATAAAGCAGGACAACCTCATAATCGTATCAAAACTCATAAGCGGCAACTTCCCAGATTACAACCAGATACTGCTCGATAGAGAGACATCAAACTCCATAGAAATAGACAAAGAGAAACTGAAAGACGGCGTAAAGAGGAGCTCAATACTCTCAGAGAATAAGGACATAACGGTAAAGATAGACATAAACGAAAAAACCATGTCCTTAGTCGGGCAAAACTCAGAAGGTGAGACAGCTGAAGATGTTATAGAAATAAACCCGCTTGAGGCACAAAAGGATCTGATAATAAAACTAAACTCAAAATTCATACTGGATTTTCTAAATCAGATAGAGGCAGACAGTGTTGTATTGCTATACAGAAGCGCTGAAGAGCCCATCATGTTTGAAAGCAGTGAGGATCAATACAGCTATAAATACATAATGACGCCAATAATAGAGTAATGTTCATAAAAAACGTCATTATCACAAACTTTAGAAACTTCGACCTATTGGAGGTAAAATTCGACAAGATCAACATCATCAAGGGCAGAAACGGTGCAGGTAAGACCAATCTATTAGAGGCTATATACCTGATACTCAACGGCCACCCGTTTAAGAATAATTTGAGGGTTTTGCAAAAGGATCAATTAAAGCCAACCATACTCAGTGCAGCCGTTGATGGGCATAATGTGCAGGTAAAGATAGAAGACAACAAAAAGTATCTAAGATTGGACACAAAACCCACAAGGGTTGTTGATCTGAAAAAGACCTTTGCCTGCCTGGATTATTCCATAAACTCGTTTATATCGTTCAAAAGCAAGGATTATCTGTTTTCCCTTATAGACAGGGGCATAAGCTCTTACGATAAATCGATAATCGATAAACTGATTGAATACAAAAGGGTTAACAGACTCAAAAGGAAGGCTTTTTCAAACCCCAATATAGAACACAGCATAATAGATGTGTTAAACAAAAACATAGAGCCCATAGTCAACGATATATCGCTAAAAAGAAGGGAGTTTATCCTAAAGGTGCAAAAGGATATAAAAGAGTGCTTTTTAAACTTCTTCCCAAAGGAGCTTAAAGTCGACTATGAGATAGGTAAATACCAACCGGATATCTTTGAAAAGGAGAAGCAAAAAAGAAGGGTGTTGTTCGGTTTTAAGAAGGATAGCCTGAAGATAACCCTAAATGGGAGGGATCTGTTCTTTTACTCATCGGTCGGTGAGAAAAAAATATCACTCCTATGTATTGTTTTGAGTATAGTAAAAATGTATAATAGCTCGGGCATTGAGCCTATTTTGCTTATAGATGATTTAGAGGGGGATTTAGATCTGCAGATCCAGAAAGAGGCGTTTGATTTGATTGGCGATTTACCAAACCAGAGTGTTATAACGACGCTTGGGGCATACGAAAACCACAATACAATTACTTTAGGATAGGGGAGTTGAAGTTGGCTAAATACACAGCTGAAGATATAAAGGTTTTAAAGGGTTTAGAGGCGGTTAGAAAAAGACCGGCCATGTATATAGGCGGCACATCGGTTGAGGGACTCCACCATCTGGTTTATGAGGTTGTGGACAACTCGATAGATGAGGCCATGGCCGGCTATTGCGATACGATAAATGTTTACATAAACGAGGATAACTCCATAACGGTGGAGGATAACGGAAGGGGTATACCGGTCGATATACACCCCGTTGAGAAGATACCGGCTGTCACCTTGGTTTTGACCACACTCCATGCCGGTGGAAAGTTTGATAATAAGAATTATAAGGTCTCAGGCGGTCTGCACGGCGTTGGAATAAGTGTTGTTAATGCGCTTTCTGAGTGGCTCGTTGTTGAGGTTAAAAGGGATGGTAAGATTTATACACAGCGATTCGAAAGGGGAATGCCAACGGGCGACTTAGAGGTTATCGGTGAGACCAAAAGCA
It encodes:
- the galE gene encoding UDP-glucose 4-epimerase GalE; protein product: MKILITGGAGYIGSHVAKHILKETNFELTIVDNLSTGFLRTIETLKTIRDFEFIKLDLSNWNDTQNLFKTHGFDAVIHFAASLIVPESVENPLKYYLNNTSNGMHLIKCCIDYGVDYFIFSSTAAVYGQPELSAKDRIKETHPTEPINPYGKSKLFVENILKDAAEAHKGFRYVALRYFNVAGADKEGLIGQSTKNATHLIKVAAQTALGKRDKMFIFGDDYPTPDGTCIRDYIDVDDLAVAHLKALEYIKNNKSDVFNCGYGKGFSVKEVIQTMKEVSGNDFRVEITQRRAGDPAILVADNTKITQLMGWKPLYNDLKLICKTALDWERKLSN
- the hddC gene encoding D-glycero-D-manno-heptose 1-phosphate guanosyltransferase; the encoded protein is MEAIVLAGGLGTRLRSVVSDVPKPMAPINDKPFLEYILEFLNNQNIKKVILSVGYKWEVIKDYFGDKYKDIELVYNIEKEQLGTGGAIKDSLKLTKNDEVYVLNGDTFFDVDLSKMKLDSNLIEIALKEMKDFDRYGVVEIDENRYIRNFKEKSYYNQGFINGGIYLLKREIFDDFNLPKKFSFEEFLENNFQNLKAKGKVFNSYFIDIGIPEDYEKAKRYFSENFIFSPHSAPLPPFIP
- the dnaA gene encoding chromosomal replication initiator protein DnaA, whose protein sequence is MWEKVIENLKNKVETQDLEKLSLIEPIFVSEEKITLAIPGEQIKELLKSKYKNQLKESLKLVFNRLPKIELIIKTQEKDNLNPKYGFENFVVGPSNQLAYAASVAVSENPAKAYNPLFIYGGVGLGKTHLLHAIGNSIKKNNPNARVLYISSEEFTNELINSIQYKKMTQFRNKYRNLDCLLIDDIQFISKKERTEEEFFHTFNALYENQKQIVITSDKPPNDIPDIENRLKSRFSWGLIVDIQPPELETRIAIIRKKAELFNLDLNQEIVEFIASSISSNVREIEGALIKISAYKSIMRKPVTLNLVKTILQDIVIRKEKMLTAENIQKTVAKHFGISVEELKSSTRKKEILIPREIAMYLTRKITKNSLPEIKAKFGVKSHATIINACKKIEKEIEKDINLKKKVEEIEKEITDV
- a CDS encoding NAD-dependent epimerase/dehydratase family protein, whose translation is MIIITGGAGFIGSNLVEYLNKKGRKDIIIIDEFSQKNKYKNIVDLEFTDVLNFQKGFDYLKNVLKNYDIEVVFHIGANADVLINDCNIMLDDNFEHSKFWFYFSKENNIPFIYASSSAVYGNSQCFKIKKECEKPHNEYAFSKWLFDKFVLNNLNIGNRVIGFRFFNVFGMREFHKGKNASLPYRFFEFIREKGYIDLFDAEIKRDYVYVDDVCEVLYYAWNNKIDNGIYNLGSGNPISHEKLANFVVETLIERKIIEKGNSYIKKIPMPENLKTKFQFYTIAEELPYWIRQFTINNEIKIKLYINKLVERFYNVNSL
- the hddA gene encoding D-glycero-D-manno-heptose 7-phosphate kinase, with protein sequence MMLIRSKAPLRLGLAGGGTDLDVYASRYVGYVLNATISLYAHTTLEKLDNGKIIFHSVDNDEYLEIDSKEFLELDGKMDLYKGIYNRIVKNFVKKPLSFKLITYSDVPSGSGLGGSSTLVVAIIKAFVEWLNLPLGEYDIAKLAYEIEREDIGIVGGAQDQYAATFGGFNFMEFYGDKRVIVNPLRVKNWIIDELEESIILYFTGIQRSASVIEKEKESVLKKEKSLEAMHEVKEDAIKMKEYLLKGDIKNFAKILGKSWEAKKRVSSAISNSEIDRIYNLAMENGAYSGKVSGAGGGGFMFFMVDPTKKYHLINLLNKQGGQVYNFHFTKEGTKGWKV
- the gmhA gene encoding D-sedoheptulose 7-phosphate isomerase — protein: MKKFVETQIKKSYEVKKSILDNEKLINEILEIGNLLIETYKKGNKLLIAGNGGSAADAQHIAGELVSKFYFDRPALPAIALTTDTSIITAIGNDYGYEYLFSRQIEANGVKGDVFLGISTSGNSKNIIEGLKTAKEKGLITIGLTGESGGKMKELCDYCICVPSSETPRIQEAHILIGHILCSVIEEAIFGKGF
- the dnaN gene encoding DNA polymerase III subunit beta, with translation MSVNIQTKALRDLIGELMLSTAKEKDSILSNILIEIDENGIKGTALNNITSIEKTIETKTDSSLSFTTDPQKLANILREIKEETIELDPEGKTITIKSSGFKTKIKVQDPQMFPKVKHPENTQKICTIKAEKLKKLIKETIYCPDKNDIAREYTGVFVEVEEQQTKATATDHYRLINIKTENQNQTQTSLIIENAGATLISRLSLEGDVELYRGENELLIKQDNLIIVSKLISGNFPDYNQILLDRETSNSIEIDKEKLKDGVKRSSILSENKDITVKIDINEKTMSLVGQNSEGETAEDVIEINPLEAQKDLIIKLNSKFILDFLNQIEADSVVLLYRSAEEPIMFESSEDQYSYKYIMTPIIE
- a CDS encoding AAA family ATPase, with protein sequence MFIKNVIITNFRNFDLLEVKFDKINIIKGRNGAGKTNLLEAIYLILNGHPFKNNLRVLQKDQLKPTILSAAVDGHNVQVKIEDNKKYLRLDTKPTRVVDLKKTFACLDYSINSFISFKSKDYLFSLIDRGISSYDKSIIDKLIEYKRVNRLKRKAFSNPNIEHSIIDVLNKNIEPIVNDISLKRREFILKVQKDIKECFLNFFPKELKVDYEIGKYQPDIFEKEKQKRRVLFGFKKDSLKITLNGRDLFFYSSVGEKKISLLCIVLSIVKMYNSSGIEPILLIDDLEGDLDLQIQKEAFDLIGDLPNQSVITTLGAYENHNTITLG
- a CDS encoding IS256 family transposase; the encoded protein is MYDLIFTQLKEEFKSMIERIMKEERDRYLEENKSTRANGYYTRSPKTILGQMELSIPRTRDGKFKSDVLPERKRVMFLLDDIIRAMFVSGVSSRKAGKVLENLIGCSISSQFASYISDIPKEVIEEFKNRRLDDEYPVLYIDATYLPLKRDSVEKEAVYAVLGLRYDGRRNILAYFLPGGNENTQMWREIFEDLKSRGLKNVRMIISDDLKGLSRSIEEAFPKAKHQLCWFHLKKNIKSKVRKRHWDEMLKELNQIMEAKTQEEAELLMNEFIDKWSRLYKSLNSLKSKVKNYTHFSNLNEKIKVYFSTTNWMERCFKELKDSLRIRGYLHSEDSAEKFLYLFFKDKDEKYSSRKLRYSEYLMEAFG